One window of the Gemmatimonadota bacterium genome contains the following:
- a CDS encoding 7-cyano-7-deazaguanine synthase: MSKPVKAVGLLSGGLDSTIAAAMLMRQGIEIQGLTFYTGFCVVEHNRRSKTRKRKKPVRNEALQAGAKLDLPVEMIDISGPDYLKVLTDPKYGYGKTVNPCIDCRIFMFRRARQYMDEIGAQFMFTGEVLGQRPMSQRRQPMNVIDRDAELDGLLLRPLSAKRLPPTVPEQEGWVDREKLGDIQGRSRQKQMEMAEEYGIEDYPSPAGGCCYLTDANFGRRILDFFEFEGKENLTMDDVMLLKIGRHFRVKPDVKVVMGREEGENKFLERYTPGRWRLETKDVTGPTTLVEGQPTDDDLRQIAGMTVRYAGSKADAGTPVTCRYEDAERILEPSPVEESVLETWRI, from the coding sequence ATGTCCAAACCCGTGAAAGCAGTCGGATTGCTGTCCGGCGGACTGGACAGCACGATCGCGGCCGCCATGCTGATGCGGCAGGGCATCGAAATACAGGGACTCACGTTCTACACCGGCTTCTGCGTGGTGGAACACAACCGCAGGTCCAAGACTCGGAAGCGCAAGAAACCGGTGCGCAACGAGGCCCTGCAGGCCGGCGCCAAGCTCGACCTGCCCGTCGAGATGATCGACATCTCCGGTCCGGACTACCTGAAAGTCCTGACCGATCCCAAATACGGTTACGGAAAAACCGTGAATCCATGTATCGACTGCCGCATCTTCATGTTCCGGCGGGCCCGCCAGTACATGGACGAGATCGGCGCCCAGTTCATGTTCACCGGCGAGGTCCTCGGCCAGCGGCCCATGTCCCAGCGCCGCCAGCCCATGAACGTCATCGACCGTGACGCCGAACTGGACGGCCTGTTGCTGCGGCCTCTCTCCGCAAAGCGCCTCCCGCCCACCGTACCGGAACAGGAAGGCTGGGTGGACAGGGAAAAGCTTGGCGACATCCAGGGACGTTCCCGCCAGAAGCAGATGGAAATGGCCGAGGAGTACGGCATCGAGGACTATCCTTCACCCGCGGGAGGCTGCTGCTACCTGACCGATGCGAATTTCGGCCGGCGCATCCTCGACTTCTTCGAATTCGAGGGCAAGGAAAACCTCACCATGGACGACGTGATGCTCCTCAAGATCGGCCGACATTTCCGCGTCAAGCCCGACGTCAAGGTCGTGATGGGGCGGGAAGAAGGGGAAAACAAGTTCCTGGAGCGCTACACACCGGGCCGGTGGAGACTGGAAACGAAGGACGTCACGGGTCCGACCACCCTGGTCGAAGGCCAACCCACCGACGACGACCTGCGTCAGATCGCAGGCATGACCGTGCGGTACGCGGGTTCAAAGGCCGATGCCGGCACCCCGGTCACCTGCCGCTACGAAGATGCCGAACGCATCCTCGAACCGTCCCCGGTCGAGGAATCCGTGCTGGAGACGTGGCGGATTTAG
- a CDS encoding amidohydrolase family protein — MALASLRQKLLPGGPVLDIHVHPLNCFGTYGVSSPVEDAERLIATARRSGVTRMCVFSLHETTPYEPTPDQCRQANDYVLRMRDAQPDAILPFCYVTPAFSDEAVAEIERCVGSQAMNGVKLWVARRATDPGLDPIMEAAVSLDVPVLQHAWLKTTGNLPGESTPFDVADLARRHPRARIIMAHLNGVGHRGIEAIADVPNIVVDTSGGDPESGMVEAAVRRLGAHRVVYGSDAPIRHFGVTMNKVLGADISDDDKCAILWDNALRILKLREDSGDPS; from the coding sequence ATGGCCCTCGCCTCCCTGCGTCAGAAACTCCTGCCCGGTGGTCCGGTGCTGGATATCCACGTACATCCCCTGAACTGCTTCGGCACCTATGGGGTTTCCTCGCCTGTCGAGGACGCGGAAAGGCTGATCGCGACCGCCCGCCGTTCCGGCGTGACCAGGATGTGCGTGTTTTCGCTGCATGAAACCACGCCCTATGAACCCACGCCCGACCAGTGCCGGCAGGCCAACGACTACGTGTTGCGAATGCGGGACGCGCAACCCGACGCGATCCTGCCGTTCTGCTACGTAACGCCCGCCTTTTCGGACGAGGCTGTCGCCGAGATCGAACGGTGCGTCGGGAGTCAGGCCATGAACGGGGTCAAGCTCTGGGTCGCCCGCCGGGCAACGGACCCCGGGCTCGACCCGATTATGGAAGCCGCCGTGTCATTAGACGTCCCGGTGCTGCAACACGCCTGGTTGAAGACCACCGGCAACCTGCCCGGCGAGTCCACGCCCTTCGACGTGGCCGACCTTGCCCGCCGCCATCCCCGGGCGAGGATCATCATGGCCCATCTCAACGGCGTGGGTCACCGGGGCATCGAGGCGATCGCCGACGTGCCGAACATCGTGGTTGATACCTCGGGCGGCGATCCGGAAAGCGGCATGGTCGAAGCGGCCGTCCGCAGGCTTGGCGCTCATCGGGTCGTCTACGGCTCAGACGCGCCCATCCGGCACTTCGGCGTCACGATGAACAAGGTCCTGGGGGCGGACATATCGGACGACGACAAATGCGCGATCCTGTGGGATAACGCGTTGCGGATATTGAAGTTGCGCGAAGATTCCGGAGATCCGTCATGA
- a CDS encoding Mrp/NBP35 family ATP-binding protein, which yields MRGAVLRHIATEQEQKMAHEVTMRDVVDQLKQIMYPGFDRDIVSFGLVKNVQASNGHVAFSLAFSTQDESTRRQITMTAKEAVERMPGVQDVQITGPPPGQSATAQGPAGGPAGQHGQHGQPGKIELPGVKTIVAVASGKGGVGKSTVSVNLSVALADDGASVGLLDADIYGPSIPTMMGVKDQPGVVGQKILPMIAHDIKMMSFGFLIPEDQSVTWRGPMVHQAVQQLLSDVLWGELDCLVIDMPPGTGDAHLTLTQSVALTGGLVVTTPQDVALIDARRGVAMFQQVNVPILGIVENMSYFNCPHCGERTDIFTTGGGRRASEALGVPFVGALPIDAAVCLAGDQGTPIVRRDPDSQQTDAYRKVADTLRATIGV from the coding sequence TTGCGCGGCGCAGTGCTGCGGCACATCGCCACCGAGCAGGAGCAGAAGATGGCCCATGAAGTGACCATGCGGGACGTGGTGGACCAGTTGAAACAGATCATGTACCCGGGATTCGACCGTGACATCGTCTCTTTCGGCCTGGTGAAGAACGTGCAGGCCTCCAACGGGCACGTGGCCTTCAGCCTGGCCTTTTCCACGCAGGACGAATCCACCCGGCGCCAGATCACCATGACGGCCAAAGAAGCCGTGGAGCGCATGCCCGGGGTGCAGGACGTGCAGATCACCGGACCGCCGCCCGGACAGTCGGCCACGGCCCAGGGACCAGCGGGCGGCCCGGCGGGACAGCACGGTCAGCACGGTCAGCCGGGCAAGATCGAACTGCCGGGGGTGAAGACCATTGTGGCGGTGGCCAGCGGCAAGGGCGGCGTGGGCAAGTCCACGGTCTCGGTTAACCTGTCGGTGGCTCTGGCCGACGACGGCGCGAGCGTGGGCCTGCTAGACGCCGATATTTACGGACCCAGCATCCCGACCATGATGGGCGTCAAGGACCAGCCCGGCGTGGTGGGACAGAAGATCCTGCCCATGATCGCCCACGATATCAAGATGATGTCCTTCGGATTCCTGATCCCGGAAGACCAGTCGGTCACCTGGCGGGGTCCCATGGTCCACCAGGCCGTGCAGCAGCTTCTGAGCGACGTCCTGTGGGGAGAGCTGGACTGCCTCGTCATCGACATGCCCCCGGGCACGGGGGACGCGCACCTGACACTGACCCAATCCGTGGCGCTGACCGGCGGCCTCGTGGTGACGACGCCGCAGGACGTGGCCCTGATCGACGCGCGGCGCGGCGTGGCCATGTTCCAGCAGGTGAACGTGCCCATACTCGGCATCGTCGAAAACATGAGTTATTTCAACTGTCCCCATTGCGGCGAGCGCACGGATATCTTCACGACGGGCGGAGGCAGACGGGCCAGCGAGGCGCTGGGCGTGCCCTTCGTCGGCGCATTGCCCATCGATGCGGCGGTCTGTCTGGCAGGCGACCAGGGCACCCCCATCGTCCGTCGGGATCCGGACTCGCAGCAGACGGACGCCTACCGCAAGGTGGCGGATACGCTCCGGGCGACGATCGGGGTATGA
- a CDS encoding carboxylesterase has translation MTDLPVIERVSNNLAEVNASIIWLHGLGADGNDFAPIVPQLDLPSAYAVRFLFPSAPSIPVTINQGMVMPAWYDIMELGENRRLDEDGLRASAGRVHALLHQEIDRGVPSERILLAGFSQGGAVCLEAGLSFQDRIGGIIALSTYFPTAASVVVRTAQSGLPVLVCHGSVDPMLNESLGRAAAESLRRLGMEPEYHAYPMAHQVCTQEIVQIGQWIRAVLGN, from the coding sequence TTGACTGATCTCCCCGTAATAGAACGCGTATCCAACAATCTGGCCGAGGTCAACGCATCCATCATCTGGCTCCATGGACTGGGTGCGGATGGAAACGATTTTGCGCCGATTGTTCCGCAACTGGACCTGCCGTCGGCTTACGCGGTCCGTTTCTTGTTCCCTTCAGCGCCATCCATCCCGGTGACGATCAATCAGGGGATGGTGATGCCCGCGTGGTACGACATCATGGAACTGGGCGAAAACCGGCGTCTCGACGAAGACGGGTTGCGCGCTTCCGCCGGTAGGGTGCATGCGTTGTTGCATCAGGAGATCGATCGGGGCGTACCGAGCGAACGGATCCTGCTGGCGGGCTTCTCCCAGGGCGGCGCGGTCTGCCTCGAAGCCGGGCTGTCGTTTCAGGACCGGATCGGCGGCATCATTGCCCTGTCCACCTACTTTCCCACGGCCGCCAGCGTCGTCGTGCGTACGGCTCAGTCCGGGCTTCCCGTACTGGTCTGCCACGGATCAGTGGATCCGATGCTGAATGAATCCCTGGGACGCGCCGCCGCCGAATCCCTCAGGCGACTGGGCATGGAACCCGAATACCACGCGTATCCCATGGCCCACCAGGTGTGTACGCAGGAAATCGTCCAGATCGGTCAATGGATCCGTGCCGTACTGGGGAACTAA
- a CDS encoding cysteine desulfurase family protein — protein sequence MINLDHGAAPPVDPRVIEVMEPCLREYVGNPSSLHRAGVQARNALELARGRVAGLIGANPGEIIFTASGTEADNLAVKGIAQARSSRGRHIVVSSIEHHAVLYAAKAMERQGYTVTVVSADGDGVVRPDQVARAMRDDTVLVSVMRANDETGTIQPVREIAGIAHRNGAAFHTDAVAAMGRLPVDVHDLDVDALSLSARSLNGPPGAGALYVKSGTRLRPQVEGGVQEDGRRGGHENIPAIVGFGRAAELAVDELPARIDRLKRLDKSLLRGLRDRLPDAVINGHPALRLPGHINLWIPEADGESAVLMLDARGFAVSVGSSCAAHAAKPSHVLLALGRTATEARCSLLITAGPDTAESEVGEALDALAEVVGELRAIAGVTA from the coding sequence ATGATCAACCTGGACCACGGGGCGGCGCCACCGGTTGACCCCCGTGTCATCGAAGTGATGGAGCCCTGCCTCCGCGAATACGTCGGCAATCCGTCAAGCCTTCACCGGGCCGGTGTGCAGGCGCGTAACGCACTGGAACTGGCGCGCGGCCGGGTAGCGGGACTGATTGGCGCTAATCCCGGCGAGATCATATTCACAGCGAGCGGCACCGAAGCGGACAACCTGGCCGTCAAGGGGATTGCCCAGGCAAGATCAAGTCGCGGGCGGCATATCGTCGTTTCAAGTATTGAGCATCACGCCGTGCTGTATGCCGCGAAAGCCATGGAACGGCAGGGATACACCGTCACGGTAGTTTCTGCCGACGGGGACGGCGTCGTGCGGCCCGACCAGGTCGCGCGGGCCATGCGAGACGACACCGTTCTCGTTTCCGTCATGCGCGCCAACGATGAGACCGGCACGATCCAGCCCGTGCGCGAAATCGCCGGGATCGCCCACCGGAACGGCGCGGCTTTCCACACCGATGCCGTGGCTGCCATGGGGCGCCTGCCCGTTGACGTACACGATCTGGATGTGGATGCCCTGTCCCTTTCCGCCAGATCCCTGAACGGCCCGCCAGGCGCCGGTGCCCTCTACGTGAAGTCCGGCACCCGGCTGCGTCCCCAGGTGGAAGGAGGCGTCCAGGAAGACGGACGCCGCGGCGGACACGAAAACATCCCTGCGATCGTGGGTTTCGGCAGGGCGGCGGAATTGGCGGTGGATGAATTGCCTGCCCGGATCGACCGTTTGAAGCGGCTGGATAAGTCGCTGTTGCGCGGTTTGCGGGACCGCCTGCCGGATGCCGTCATCAATGGACATCCCGCGCTGCGCCTGCCGGGTCATATCAACCTTTGGATACCGGAGGCCGATGGCGAGTCCGCGGTCCTGATGCTCGATGCCCGGGGCTTCGCCGTTTCCGTCGGTTCCTCTTGCGCCGCCCACGCGGCCAAGCCCTCGCACGTGCTGCTGGCCCTGGGACGGACGGCGACCGAAGCCCGGTGCTCGCTGCTGATTACCGCCGGTCCGGACACAGCGGAATCCGAGGTCGGTGAGGCACTGGACGCACTCGCCGAGGTCGTCGGAGAACTGCGCGCCATCGCCGGCGTGACGGCCTAG
- a CDS encoding MoaD/ThiS family protein codes for MRIIVKCFAGCKDAVGAASVEVNLPAGTTVGEAFAELVDSYPGLASYDRSVMLAVNREYADRQSVLADGDELACIPPVSGGAESYPRR; via the coding sequence ATGCGGATCATCGTCAAATGTTTCGCGGGATGCAAGGACGCGGTAGGCGCGGCGTCGGTCGAGGTGAATCTCCCGGCGGGGACCACCGTGGGCGAGGCCTTTGCGGAACTTGTCGATTCCTATCCCGGCCTGGCGAGTTATGACCGGAGCGTTATGCTGGCCGTGAACCGCGAATACGCCGACCGGCAGTCCGTGCTGGCAGATGGTGACGAACTGGCGTGCATTCCGCCCGTGAGCGGCGGCGCTGAGAGCTATCCGCGGCGCTGA
- a CDS encoding molybdenum cofactor biosynthesis protein MoaE, with product MYKITSEYIKPDALFEWSLKPHHGAVVTFAGTVRNHSDGRRTLRLEYEAYAEMAEAKMREVGEEIREKWGIEDVAMIHRVGTLEIGEISILISVATPHRKNAFEACSYAIDRVKQIVPVWKKEIRADGEREWVERNT from the coding sequence GTGTACAAGATTACGAGCGAATACATAAAGCCGGACGCCCTCTTTGAATGGTCCCTCAAGCCCCACCACGGTGCGGTGGTCACCTTCGCCGGAACCGTGCGGAACCACTCGGACGGCCGGCGGACCCTGCGCCTGGAATACGAGGCCTACGCCGAGATGGCCGAAGCCAAGATGCGGGAAGTGGGCGAGGAAATCCGCGAGAAATGGGGCATCGAAGACGTCGCCATGATTCATCGCGTCGGTACGCTCGAAATCGGGGAGATCAGCATCCTCATCTCCGTGGCGACCCCCCACCGTAAAAACGCATTCGAGGCCTGTTCCTACGCGATCGACCGCGTCAAGCAGATCGTGCCCGTCTGGAAGAAGGAGATCCGTGCAGACGGGGAGCGGGAATGGGTGGAACGCAATACCTGA
- a CDS encoding sulfurtransferase TusA family protein encodes MIQPSMTLDTFGLLCPVPIMKTASAIREIAVGEVLEVLADDPQILEDMPAWCASNGHALLDTIEDGEEYKLFVKKVK; translated from the coding sequence GTGATCCAGCCGTCCATGACCCTCGACACCTTCGGTCTGCTCTGTCCCGTGCCGATCATGAAGACCGCGTCGGCCATCCGGGAGATCGCAGTGGGGGAAGTGCTGGAAGTGCTGGCCGATGATCCCCAGATCCTTGAGGACATGCCGGCCTGGTGCGCGAGTAACGGGCACGCGTTGCTCGACACCATCGAGGATGGAGAAGAGTACAAGCTGTTCGTAAAGAAGGTAAAGTGA
- a CDS encoding type II toxin-antitoxin system RelB/DinJ family antitoxin, translating to MNSDTVVRARIDKDTKARAMTALQAMGLSMSDAIRLLLVRVANEKRLPFPIQVPRPATTKAMKELEEGKGQRFENAEGLYQDLDI from the coding sequence ATGAATTCTGATACAGTTGTTCGAGCACGAATAGACAAAGACACCAAAGCTCGAGCTATGACAGCGCTTCAGGCTATGGGCTTGTCTATGTCCGACGCGATTCGATTGCTTTTGGTACGCGTAGCGAACGAGAAACGGTTGCCTTTTCCAATACAGGTACCACGTCCTGCAACCACCAAGGCAATGAAAGAACTGGAAGAGGGTAAGGGTCAGAGATTCGAAAATGCCGAAGGTTTGTACCAAGACCTCGATATCTGA
- a CDS encoding amidohydrolase family protein, with translation MIVDINAWTGPWPALVNVPYDVASVRSSLRAYGVERVFIAPLAAAWSANPHLCNSVIYEAADEYDDISPVPVIDPTLPTWPAALETALEHRAVRMIKLLPGYGGYDLAGADVLFEEAGRTSLVVMVQIRIDDPRRHHSMAQVPDVPTRDVVEAAKRHPDLKLVMGGASAATLKGFAAQVRDLAGLYADTSQVDGVDSVKMLVDAGIGSKLLFGSHAPVFMPAASVARVLTDLQDDAVVGIVKDNAAGLLKA, from the coding sequence ATGATCGTTGACATCAACGCCTGGACCGGTCCATGGCCTGCCCTGGTAAACGTGCCGTACGACGTCGCTTCGGTACGGTCTTCATTACGCGCATACGGCGTGGAGCGGGTTTTCATAGCTCCCCTCGCAGCCGCGTGGAGCGCCAACCCGCATCTATGCAATTCGGTGATCTATGAAGCCGCAGATGAGTACGACGACATCAGCCCCGTACCGGTCATCGATCCGACGCTGCCTACCTGGCCTGCAGCGTTGGAGACGGCGTTGGAACATCGTGCCGTCCGCATGATCAAGCTGCTGCCGGGTTATGGAGGGTATGACCTGGCCGGGGCGGATGTGCTGTTCGAAGAGGCGGGCCGAACGAGCCTGGTAGTGATGGTCCAGATCCGCATTGACGACCCGCGGCGACATCACTCGATGGCGCAGGTTCCCGACGTACCGACAAGAGACGTGGTGGAAGCGGCGAAGCGCCATCCCGATTTGAAACTGGTTATGGGCGGAGCGAGCGCGGCTACTTTGAAGGGCTTCGCGGCGCAAGTCCGTGATCTGGCCGGTCTTTACGCGGATACTTCCCAGGTGGATGGGGTGGACAGCGTGAAGATGCTCGTAGACGCGGGAATCGGGAGCAAGCTGCTTTTTGGCTCCCACGCCCCGGTATTCATGCCGGCGGCATCCGTGGCGCGGGTACTCACCGATCTTCAAGATGATGCGGTCGTGGGGATTGTGAAAGATAACGCGGCGGGACTGCTGAAGGCTTGA